The Pseudomonas wenzhouensis genome has a segment encoding these proteins:
- the rapA gene encoding RNA polymerase-associated protein RapA, producing the protein MAQYQPGQRWISDSEAELGLGTILAEEGRLLTVLYPATGETRQYATRNAPLTRVRFAPGDEITHFEGWKLTVQEVEDIDGLLVYHGLDAQHKPVTLPETQLSNFIQFRLASDRLFAGQIDPLAWFALRYHSLEHNSRLLQSSLWGLGGARAQPIAHQLHIAREVADRIAPRVLLADEVGLGKTIEAGLVIHRQLLSGRASRVLILVPENLQHQWLVEMRRRFNLDVALFDAERFMESDASNPFEDCQLALVALEWLKDDDKAQDALFAAGWDLLVVDEAHHLVWHPEQASAEYALVEQLAEVIPGVLLLTATPEQLGQDSHFARLRLLDPARFHDLQAFRAESSQYRPVAEAVQELLDQGTLSTQARDAIGGFLGDEGRELLDAIDSGDEDARARLVRELLDRHGTGRLLFRNTRAAVQGFPERELHPYPLPSPDEYLELPLGEHAELYPEVSYQAQEEIDDEQRWWRIDPRVEWLIDTLKMLKKFKVLVICAHAETALDLEDALRVRSGIPATVFHEGMSILERDRAAAYFADEEFGAQVLICSEIGSEGRNFQFAHHLVLFDLPAHPDLLEQRIGRLDRIGQKHRIQLHVPYLENSPQERLFQWYHQALNAFLATCPTGNALQHQFGPRLLPLLENGDDGQWQQLVDEATAERIRLEGELHSGRDRLLELNSGGAGEGEALVEAILEQDDQFTLPIYMEELFNAFGIDSEDHSDNALILRPSEKMLDASFPLGDDEAVTITYDREQALAREDMQFLTWEHPMVQGGMDLVLSGSMGNTAVALIKNKALKPGTVLLELLYVSEVVGPRKLQLGRFLPPAALRCLLDANGNDLAAKVGFETLNDQLESVPRASANKFVQAQRDVLAKQINDAEAKVMPRHVERVSEAKRRLIAELDEELARLVALQAVNPSVRDSEINALREQREQSLAMFDKAALRLEAIRVLVAG; encoded by the coding sequence ATGGCGCAATATCAACCGGGGCAACGCTGGATCAGTGACAGCGAAGCGGAATTGGGTCTGGGCACCATCCTCGCCGAGGAAGGCCGCCTGCTCACCGTGCTCTACCCGGCCACCGGCGAAACCCGCCAGTACGCCACGCGCAATGCCCCGCTGACCCGCGTGCGCTTCGCCCCGGGCGACGAAATCACCCATTTCGAGGGCTGGAAGCTCACCGTACAGGAAGTCGAGGACATCGACGGCCTGCTTGTCTACCACGGCCTCGATGCCCAGCATAAACCGGTGACCCTGCCGGAAACCCAGCTGTCGAACTTCATCCAGTTCCGCCTGGCCAGTGACCGCCTGTTCGCCGGCCAGATCGACCCGCTGGCCTGGTTCGCCCTGCGCTACCACAGCCTGGAACACAACAGCCGCCTGCTGCAGTCGTCCCTCTGGGGCCTGGGCGGCGCGCGCGCGCAACCGATTGCACACCAGCTGCACATCGCCCGTGAAGTGGCTGACCGTATCGCCCCGCGCGTACTGCTGGCCGACGAAGTGGGTCTGGGCAAGACCATCGAAGCCGGCCTGGTGATTCATCGCCAGTTGCTCTCCGGTCGCGCCAGCCGCGTGCTGATCCTGGTGCCGGAAAACCTGCAGCACCAGTGGCTGGTGGAAATGCGCCGGCGTTTCAACCTCGACGTCGCCCTGTTCGACGCCGAACGCTTCATGGAAAGCGACGCCAGTAACCCCTTCGAGGATTGCCAGCTGGCACTGGTCGCCCTGGAGTGGCTGAAGGACGACGACAAGGCCCAGGACGCGCTGTTCGCCGCCGGCTGGGACCTGCTGGTGGTCGACGAAGCCCACCACCTGGTCTGGCACCCGGAGCAGGCCAGCGCCGAATACGCGCTGGTCGAGCAACTGGCCGAGGTCATCCCCGGCGTGCTGCTGCTCACCGCCACCCCGGAACAGCTCGGCCAGGACAGCCACTTCGCCCGCCTGCGTCTGCTCGACCCGGCCCGTTTCCATGACCTGCAAGCCTTCCGCGCCGAAAGCAGCCAGTACCGCCCGGTGGCCGAAGCCGTGCAGGAACTGCTCGACCAGGGCACGCTCAGCACTCAGGCGCGCGACGCCATCGGCGGCTTCCTCGGCGACGAAGGGCGCGAGCTACTCGATGCTATCGACAGCGGCGATGAAGACGCCCGTGCGCGCCTGGTGCGTGAACTGCTGGATCGCCACGGCACCGGCCGCCTGCTGTTCCGCAACACCCGCGCCGCCGTGCAGGGCTTCCCCGAGCGCGAACTGCACCCCTACCCGCTGCCAAGCCCCGATGAATATCTGGAATTGCCGCTGGGCGAGCATGCCGAGCTGTACCCGGAAGTCAGCTACCAGGCGCAGGAAGAAATCGACGACGAACAGCGCTGGTGGCGCATCGACCCGCGCGTCGAGTGGCTGATCGACACCCTGAAGATGCTGAAGAAATTCAAGGTGCTGGTGATCTGCGCCCACGCCGAGACCGCGCTGGATCTGGAAGACGCCCTGCGCGTGCGTTCCGGCATCCCGGCTACGGTGTTCCATGAAGGCATGAGCATCCTCGAGCGCGACCGTGCCGCGGCCTACTTCGCCGATGAAGAATTCGGCGCCCAGGTGCTGATCTGCTCGGAAATCGGCTCCGAAGGCCGCAACTTCCAGTTCGCTCATCATCTGGTGCTGTTCGACCTGCCGGCCCACCCGGATCTGCTCGAACAGCGCATCGGCCGTCTCGACCGCATCGGCCAGAAACACCGCATCCAGCTGCACGTGCCGTACCTGGAGAACAGCCCGCAGGAGCGCCTGTTCCAGTGGTACCACCAGGCGCTGAATGCCTTCCTGGCCACCTGCCCCACCGGCAACGCCCTGCAGCACCAGTTCGGCCCGCGCCTGCTGCCGCTGCTGGAAAACGGCGACGATGGCCAGTGGCAGCAACTGGTGGATGAAGCCACCGCCGAACGTATCCGCCTCGAAGGCGAGCTGCACAGCGGCCGTGACCGCCTGCTGGAGCTGAACTCCGGCGGCGCCGGTGAAGGCGAAGCGCTGGTCGAGGCCATCCTCGAGCAGGACGACCAGTTCACCCTGCCGATCTACATGGAAGAGCTGTTCAACGCCTTCGGCATCGACAGCGAAGACCACTCCGACAACGCCCTGATTCTGCGCCCCAGCGAGAAGATGCTGGATGCCAGCTTCCCCCTGGGTGACGACGAAGCGGTGACCATCACCTACGACCGCGAGCAGGCGCTGGCCCGCGAGGACATGCAGTTCCTCACCTGGGAACACCCCATGGTGCAGGGCGGCATGGACCTGGTGCTGTCCGGCTCGATGGGCAACACCGCCGTCGCGCTGATCAAGAACAAGGCGCTCAAGCCCGGTACCGTGCTGCTGGAGTTGCTCTACGTCAGCGAAGTGGTCGGCCCGCGCAAGCTGCAACTGGGTCGTTTCCTGCCGCCGGCCGCGCTGCGCTGCCTGCTCGATGCCAATGGCAACGACCTGGCCGCCAAGGTCGGCTTCGAAACCCTCAACGACCAGCTGGAAAGCGTGCCGCGCGCCAGCGCCAACAAGTTCGTTCAGGCCCAGCGCGACGTGCTGGCCAAGCAGATCAACGACGCCGAAGCCAAGGTCATGCCGCGTCATGTCGAGCGCGTGAGCGAAGCCAAGCGCCGTCTGATCGCTGAACTGGACGAGGAACTGGCGCGCCTGGTCGCCCTGCAGGCGGTCAACCCGAGCGTGCGCGACAGCGAGATCAACGCCCTGCGCGAGCAGCGCGAACAGAGCCTGGCAATGTTCGACAAGGCTGCCCTGCGCCTGGAAGCCATCCGCGTACTGGTTGCAGGCTGA
- a CDS encoding lysoplasmalogenase, whose translation MRWLLLGLVGAAVFIYGRISGDVQLSLLSKGIPVIALLLWLRQAPAGTYRRWIGIGLLCSLVGDILLDWPQDLFVFGLGAFLLAHLAYLCAYCSDSRRLALPALLLALLAGTTMFAVLASGGLGSLLIPVACYAMAICLMLWRALARLGQPGLQTRSAWLAVGGATLFMLSDSLIGIDRFVVSFDAAPYAIILTYWLGQWGIAASAFERTKT comes from the coding sequence ATGCGCTGGTTGCTGCTCGGTCTGGTGGGTGCTGCGGTCTTTATCTACGGCCGGATCAGTGGTGATGTGCAACTCAGCCTGCTGAGCAAAGGCATCCCGGTGATCGCCCTGCTGCTCTGGCTACGCCAGGCTCCCGCCGGCACCTACCGGCGCTGGATCGGCATTGGCCTGCTGTGTTCACTGGTCGGCGACATTCTGCTCGACTGGCCGCAAGACCTCTTCGTATTCGGCCTCGGCGCCTTCCTGCTGGCTCACCTGGCCTACCTGTGCGCCTACTGCTCCGACAGCCGCCGACTTGCCTTGCCCGCCCTGCTGCTGGCACTGCTGGCAGGCACAACGATGTTCGCCGTACTGGCGAGCGGCGGCTTAGGCAGCCTGCTGATTCCGGTGGCCTGCTATGCCATGGCAATCTGCCTGATGCTCTGGCGGGCCCTGGCGCGTCTCGGTCAGCCTGGACTGCAAACACGTTCGGCCTGGCTGGCCGTCGGCGGTGCGACGCTGTTCATGCTCTCCGACAGCCTGATCGGCATCGATCGCTTCGTCGTCAGCTTCGACGCCGCACCCTATGCCATCATCCTCACCTACTGGCTCGGCCAGTGGGGTATTGCCGCTTCGGCCTTCGAACGCACCAAGACCTAG
- the cmoA gene encoding carboxy-S-adenosyl-L-methionine synthase CmoA has product MSQEPDRLFAQPLPEVPDFVFNEDVVRVFPDMIKRSVPGYPTIVENIGVLAGQFAQPHTRLYDLGASLGAVTQALRRHVKADGCQVIAVDNSPAMVERCREYLHAQDAMFQELLPVQVIEADILALDLHPTSLVTLNFTLQFIPPERRLELLTRIRQALLPGGALILSEKLRFEDAAEHDLLTDLHVAFKRANGYSELEIAQKRSAIEKVMLPDSLEQHRERLLAAGFSKVLPWFQCLNFASLVALP; this is encoded by the coding sequence GTGAGCCAAGAACCTGATCGTCTGTTCGCCCAGCCTCTGCCCGAGGTGCCCGATTTCGTCTTCAACGAGGACGTGGTGCGGGTCTTCCCCGACATGATCAAGCGCTCGGTGCCCGGCTACCCGACCATCGTCGAGAACATCGGCGTACTCGCCGGCCAGTTCGCGCAGCCCCATACCCGGCTGTATGACCTCGGCGCCTCGCTCGGCGCGGTGACCCAGGCACTGCGCCGCCATGTAAAAGCGGACGGCTGCCAGGTGATCGCGGTGGACAACTCGCCGGCCATGGTCGAACGCTGCCGCGAATACCTGCACGCCCAGGACGCCATGTTCCAAGAGCTGCTGCCGGTGCAGGTGATCGAAGCCGACATCCTGGCCCTCGACCTGCACCCCACCTCGCTGGTCACGCTCAACTTCACCCTGCAGTTCATCCCCCCGGAGCGCCGCCTGGAATTGCTCACGCGCATTCGCCAGGCGCTGCTGCCCGGCGGCGCGCTGATCCTCTCGGAGAAGCTGCGCTTCGAGGATGCCGCCGAGCACGACCTACTGACCGACTTGCACGTTGCCTTCAAACGCGCCAACGGCTACAGCGAGCTGGAGATTGCGCAAAAGCGCAGCGCCATCGAAAAGGTGATGCTGCCCGACAGCCTTGAGCAGCACCGCGAACGCCTGCTGGCCGCCGGTTTCAGCAAGGTACTGCCGTGGTTCCAGTGCCTGAACTTCGCCTCGCTGGTGGCCCTGCCATGA
- the cmoB gene encoding tRNA 5-methoxyuridine(34)/uridine 5-oxyacetic acid(34) synthase CmoB — protein sequence MMRDLDLDALQAQLAGTPLQDWACELPGQLDAKLAIGHGDLPRWYGAVQALPELPVSEVELVQRFAFGGACDDGTRAQLKAALQGLIPWRKGPFELFGVHIDTEWRSDWKWQRVAPHLDLHGKRILDVGCGNGYYMWRMLGAGADSVVGIDPNWLFLCQFLAMKRYLPDYPVWHLPLAFEELPAKLQGFDTVFSMGVLYHRRSPIDHLLDLKDALVKGGELVLETLVIEGDAEQVLVPEDRYAQMRNVWFLPSVPALERWLRRAGFEDVRCVDVSRTSVEEQRATEWMRFQSLPEFLDPADHSRTVEGLPAPTRAVLVARKP from the coding sequence ATGATGCGCGACCTGGATCTCGACGCCCTGCAGGCGCAACTGGCCGGTACTCCGCTACAAGACTGGGCGTGTGAGCTGCCCGGTCAGCTCGACGCCAAACTGGCCATCGGTCACGGCGATCTGCCGCGCTGGTACGGTGCCGTGCAGGCGCTACCGGAGTTGCCGGTGAGCGAGGTAGAGCTGGTGCAACGCTTCGCCTTCGGCGGCGCCTGTGATGACGGCACGCGCGCGCAATTGAAAGCCGCACTGCAGGGGCTGATTCCCTGGCGCAAGGGCCCGTTCGAGCTATTCGGCGTGCATATCGACACCGAATGGCGTTCGGACTGGAAATGGCAGCGCGTCGCCCCGCATCTCGACCTGCATGGCAAGCGTATCCTCGACGTCGGCTGCGGCAACGGCTACTACATGTGGCGCATGCTCGGCGCCGGTGCCGACAGCGTGGTCGGCATCGACCCCAACTGGCTGTTTCTCTGCCAGTTCCTGGCGATGAAGCGTTACCTGCCTGATTACCCTGTCTGGCACCTGCCGCTGGCCTTCGAGGAACTGCCAGCCAAGCTGCAGGGCTTCGACACGGTGTTCTCCATGGGCGTGCTCTATCATCGTCGCTCGCCCATCGACCACCTGCTCGACCTCAAGGACGCGCTGGTCAAGGGCGGCGAACTGGTGCTGGAAACCCTGGTGATCGAAGGCGATGCCGAGCAGGTGCTGGTGCCGGAAGATCGCTACGCGCAAATGCGCAACGTCTGGTTCCTACCCTCGGTGCCGGCGCTGGAGCGCTGGCTGCGCCGCGCCGGTTTCGAGGACGTGCGCTGCGTCGACGTCAGTCGCACCTCGGTGGAGGAACAACGTGCGACCGAGTGGATGCGCTTCCAGTCGCTGCCCGAATTTCTCGATCCGGCCGATCACAGCCGCACCGTTGAAGGCCTGCCGGCACCGACCCGCGCCGTGCTGGTGGCGCGCAAGCCCTGA
- a CDS encoding substrate-binding periplasmic protein yields the protein MRTATLLLLFSWLLPSTVQALQLYTEEYPPVSFSNQGKPAGMAVEVVEELLRRVDQTASLQVVPWARAYRIVQTTPDTAIFPTIRNSQRQPLFKWVGPIILARDNFYALRGSGIVIRDSKELAAFRDIAVPRDWFSYQELQAAGMKNLLGVNEPVQMFRLLRSGRVPLIVADNLSFYARGEAAEQVDHLRPDEIEVAFPYRDSYGYITFSLDTDDALIRRWQDALDDMKRDGSFSRIHQHWLPGAEEPGLREPERPGAPQAP from the coding sequence ATGAGAACGGCCACCCTACTCCTGCTGTTTTCATGGCTCTTGCCCTCCACGGTGCAGGCCCTGCAGCTCTATACCGAGGAATATCCACCCGTCAGTTTCAGCAATCAGGGCAAGCCCGCCGGTATGGCCGTCGAGGTGGTCGAGGAACTGCTGCGGCGTGTCGACCAGACAGCCAGCTTGCAGGTAGTTCCCTGGGCCAGGGCCTATCGCATCGTCCAAACCACACCCGACACTGCCATCTTCCCCACCATACGTAACAGCCAGCGCCAACCACTGTTCAAATGGGTCGGCCCGATCATTCTGGCGCGCGACAACTTCTATGCTCTGCGGGGCTCAGGCATCGTCATCCGGGACAGCAAGGAGCTGGCAGCCTTTCGCGACATTGCCGTCCCACGTGACTGGTTCAGCTATCAGGAGCTACAGGCCGCCGGCATGAAAAATCTGTTGGGGGTGAACGAACCGGTGCAGATGTTCCGCCTGCTGCGCAGCGGCCGGGTACCCCTGATCGTGGCGGACAATCTGAGCTTCTACGCACGCGGGGAAGCGGCGGAACAGGTCGATCACCTGCGTCCGGACGAAATCGAGGTCGCCTTCCCGTACCGAGATTCCTATGGCTACATCACCTTCTCACTCGACACCGACGATGCACTGATCCGCCGCTGGCAGGACGCCCTGGATGACATGAAGCGTGACGGCAGTTTCAGCCGCATCCATCAACACTGGCTGCCGGGCGCCGAGGAACCGGGATTGCGCGAACCTGAGCGGCCCGGCGCTCCCCAAGCGCCCTGA
- the pdxJ gene encoding pyridoxine 5'-phosphate synthase, which translates to MTEANRILLGVNIDHVATLRQARGTRYPDPVKAALDAEEAGADGITVHLREDRRHIQDRDVRVLADVLQTRMNFEMGVTDFMLGFAEQIRPAHVCLVPETRQELTTEGGLDVAGQEARIAAAVERLSLAGCEVSLFIDAEERQIEAAMRVGAPAIELHTGRYADAHTAEEAAQELARIRDGVICGLNHGLIVNAGHGLHYHNVEAVAAITGINELNIGHALVSHALFVGFKQAVAEMKALIVAAAERG; encoded by the coding sequence GTGACTGAGGCCAATCGTATTCTGCTCGGCGTGAACATCGACCACGTCGCCACCCTGCGTCAGGCTCGCGGTACGCGCTACCCGGACCCGGTCAAGGCCGCGCTGGACGCCGAAGAAGCCGGTGCTGACGGCATTACCGTGCACCTGCGTGAAGACCGTCGGCACATCCAGGACCGCGATGTGCGCGTACTGGCTGACGTGTTGCAAACGCGGATGAACTTCGAGATGGGCGTTACCGACTTCATGCTCGGTTTCGCCGAGCAGATTCGCCCGGCGCATGTCTGCCTGGTGCCGGAAACCCGCCAGGAGTTGACCACCGAAGGCGGTCTGGACGTGGCTGGCCAGGAGGCGCGCATCGCCGCAGCGGTGGAGCGCTTGTCACTGGCTGGCTGCGAAGTGTCGCTGTTCATCGATGCCGAGGAACGGCAGATCGAGGCGGCCATGCGCGTCGGCGCGCCGGCCATCGAGCTGCACACCGGGCGCTACGCCGACGCCCACACGGCGGAAGAGGCGGCGCAGGAGCTGGCGCGGATTCGTGACGGAGTGATCTGCGGCCTCAACCACGGGCTGATCGTCAACGCCGGTCACGGCCTGCACTACCACAACGTCGAGGCGGTGGCAGCGATCACGGGGATCAACGAGCTGAACATCGGCCATGCGCTGGTCTCTCACGCTCTGTTCGTCGGCTTCAAGCAGGCTGTCGCCGAGATGAAGGCGCTGATCGTCGCCGCTGCCGAGCGCGGCTAA
- the recO gene encoding DNA repair protein RecO yields MQLAAYVLHSRPYKESSALVDFFTAQGRIRAVLRAARGKVGSIARPFAPLELELRGRGELKSVGRLESVGIPLLLTGEALFSGLYLNELLIRLLPAEDPHPSMLEHYALTLQALAAGRPLEPLLRAFEWRLLDDLGYGFALDRDQYDSPIDPAGLYRWQQDIGLVPVLQLQPGVFQGRELLAMAEADWQTPGALAAAKRLMRQALAPHLGGRPLVSRELFMTLKESKRD; encoded by the coding sequence GTGCAGCTTGCCGCTTATGTCTTGCATAGCCGTCCCTACAAGGAAAGCAGCGCCCTGGTGGATTTCTTCACTGCCCAGGGCCGTATTCGCGCGGTGCTGCGCGCCGCGCGCGGCAAGGTCGGCAGCATTGCCCGGCCGTTCGCCCCGCTGGAGCTGGAACTGCGCGGGCGCGGCGAGCTGAAGAGCGTTGGGCGCCTGGAAAGCGTCGGTATACCCTTGCTGCTCACCGGCGAAGCGTTGTTTTCCGGGCTTTACCTCAACGAGTTGCTGATCCGTCTGCTGCCCGCCGAAGACCCGCATCCATCGATGCTCGAACACTACGCCCTGACTTTGCAGGCGCTGGCTGCCGGGCGGCCGCTGGAGCCGCTGCTGCGTGCGTTCGAATGGCGTTTGCTGGATGACTTGGGCTATGGTTTCGCCCTGGATCGGGATCAGTACGATAGTCCCATCGATCCGGCCGGGTTGTATCGCTGGCAGCAGGACATCGGCCTGGTGCCGGTACTGCAACTGCAACCCGGGGTATTTCAGGGCCGCGAACTGCTGGCCATGGCCGAAGCCGACTGGCAGACGCCGGGCGCGCTGGCTGCGGCCAAGCGCCTGATGCGCCAGGCGCTGGCACCCCATCTTGGCGGTAGGCCCCTGGTCAGCCGCGAACTTTTCATGACGCTCAAGGAGTCCAAGCGTGACTGA
- the era gene encoding GTPase Era, producing the protein MTDAPVTRCGYVAIVGRPNVGKSTLLNHILGQKLAITSRKPQTTRHNMLGIKTEGNVQAVYVDTPGLHKHNDKALNRYMNRSASSALKDVDVVVFVVDRTRWTDEDQLVLEKVQHVKCPILLAVNKADRLEDKSELLPHLNWLAEQLPQAEIVPISALQGQNLDTLEKLVGERLPESEHFYPEDQITDRSSRFLAAELIREKIMRQLGAELPYQITVEIEEFKQEGRILHIHGLILVERDGQKKIIIGDKGERIKRIGADARKDMETMFDSKVMLNLWVKVKGGWSDDERALRSLGYLD; encoded by the coding sequence ATGACTGATGCACCTGTAACGCGCTGCGGCTACGTCGCCATCGTCGGCCGGCCCAACGTGGGCAAGTCGACGTTGCTCAACCACATCCTAGGGCAGAAGCTGGCGATCACTTCGCGCAAACCGCAGACCACCCGTCACAACATGCTCGGGATCAAGACCGAAGGCAACGTGCAGGCTGTCTACGTCGATACGCCGGGTTTGCACAAGCACAACGACAAGGCGCTCAACCGCTACATGAACCGCAGCGCCTCGAGCGCACTGAAGGACGTCGATGTGGTGGTGTTCGTGGTCGACCGTACGCGCTGGACCGATGAAGATCAGCTGGTGCTGGAAAAGGTGCAGCACGTCAAATGCCCGATCCTGCTGGCGGTGAACAAGGCCGACCGTCTGGAAGACAAGAGCGAGCTGCTGCCGCACCTGAACTGGCTGGCCGAGCAGTTGCCGCAGGCCGAGATCGTGCCGATTTCCGCGTTGCAGGGGCAGAACCTAGACACTCTGGAGAAGCTGGTGGGTGAGCGCCTGCCGGAGTCCGAACACTTCTACCCGGAAGACCAGATCACCGACCGCTCCAGCCGCTTCCTCGCAGCCGAACTGATCCGTGAGAAGATCATGCGTCAGCTCGGTGCCGAGTTGCCGTACCAGATCACCGTGGAGATCGAAGAGTTCAAGCAGGAAGGCCGCATTCTGCACATCCACGGCCTGATCCTGGTAGAGCGCGACGGACAGAAGAAGATCATCATCGGCGACAAGGGCGAGCGCATCAAACGCATTGGTGCCGATGCGCGCAAGGACATGGAAACCATGTTCGACTCCAAGGTGATGCTAAACCTCTGGGTCAAGGTCAAAGGCGGTTGGTCCGACGACGAACGCGCCCTGCGTTCATTGGGTTACCTGGATTGA
- the rnc gene encoding ribonuclease III, translating to MNPDLSRLERKLGYRFKDQDLMVLALTHRSFAGRNNERLEFLGDAILNFVAGEALFERFPQAREGQLSRLRARLVKGETLAVLARGFELGEYLRLGSGELKSGGFRRESILADALEALIGAIYLDAGMDAARERVLDWLTGELDGLTLVDTNKDPKTRLQEFLQSRACELPRYEVVDIQGEPHCRTFMVECQVSLLNEKTLGQGGSRRIAEQVAAAAALIALGVENGND from the coding sequence GTGAACCCTGACCTTTCCCGCCTCGAGCGCAAGCTCGGCTATCGCTTCAAGGACCAGGACCTGATGGTTCTGGCCCTGACCCATCGCAGTTTCGCCGGCCGCAACAATGAGCGGCTGGAATTTCTCGGTGATGCCATCCTCAATTTCGTAGCAGGTGAAGCGCTGTTCGAGCGTTTCCCGCAAGCCCGTGAGGGCCAGTTGTCGCGCCTGCGTGCGCGCCTGGTCAAGGGCGAGACGCTGGCCGTGCTGGCCCGTGGTTTTGAACTTGGCGAATACCTGCGCCTGGGCTCCGGTGAGCTGAAGAGCGGTGGTTTTCGTCGTGAGTCGATCCTCGCCGATGCGCTCGAAGCGCTGATCGGTGCCATCTACCTGGATGCCGGCATGGACGCCGCGCGTGAGCGCGTGCTGGACTGGCTGACCGGCGAGCTCGATGGCCTGACCCTGGTCGACACCAACAAGGATCCGAAAACGCGGCTGCAGGAGTTTCTGCAGTCACGTGCCTGTGAACTGCCTCGTTACGAGGTGGTGGACATTCAGGGTGAGCCGCACTGCCGTACCTTCATGGTCGAGTGCCAGGTTTCCCTGCTTAATGAAAAGACCCTGGGCCAGGGCGGCAGCCGGCGTATCGCCGAGCAGGTCGCTGCGGCTGCGGCGCTGATCGCCCTCGGGGTGGAGAATGGCAATGACTGA
- a CDS encoding DUF4845 domain-containing protein, which translates to MTFARSQQGLSILGWLVVLAVVAFFASTAFKMLPHYMDYMSLEKIITSVETDKAADVRTVGEFYNHVSKGMQVNNIRDLNLRDVLKVTQENNEFRAHLKYEKREPLIENLDLVVNFDKEFRVRMP; encoded by the coding sequence ATGACTTTCGCGCGCTCGCAGCAGGGGCTTTCCATTCTGGGTTGGCTGGTGGTTCTGGCCGTGGTGGCATTTTTTGCCAGCACCGCGTTCAAGATGTTGCCGCACTATATGGATTACATGTCGCTGGAGAAGATCATCACCTCGGTCGAAACCGACAAGGCTGCAGATGTTCGTACCGTCGGCGAGTTTTACAACCACGTCAGCAAGGGGATGCAGGTCAACAATATCCGTGATCTGAACCTGCGTGATGTGCTCAAGGTGACGCAGGAGAACAATGAATTCCGCGCTCACCTCAAATATGAAAAACGTGAGCCGCTGATCGAGAACCTCGATCTGGTGGTCAATTTCGATAAAGAATTTCGTGTACGAATGCCGTGA
- the lepB gene encoding signal peptidase I gives MSINFPLLLVIAVAVCGFLALIDLILLAPRRRAAIAAYQGRVDDPDDRVLERLSKEPLLVEYGKSFFPVLAIVLVLRSFLVEPFQIPSGSMKPTLEVGDFILVNKFAYGIRLPVIDQKIIEVDNPQRGDVMVFRYPSDPRINYIKRVVGLPGDRIEYTQSKRLLVNGEPVAETLISEEPGSLGGAMLYQERLGQAEHTIRKEMTRMRREPGGQWVVPEGHYFMMGDNRDNSNDSRYWRDRHIPQELWGMVPDDHIVGKAFAIWMSWPEPKTGNLPNFSRVGLIH, from the coding sequence ATGTCGATCAATTTCCCGCTCCTGTTGGTTATCGCGGTCGCCGTTTGCGGCTTCCTGGCCCTGATCGATCTGATTCTGCTGGCTCCGCGCCGCCGTGCGGCGATTGCGGCGTACCAGGGGCGGGTCGACGATCCCGACGACAGGGTGCTGGAGCGCCTGAGCAAGGAACCCTTGCTGGTCGAGTACGGCAAGTCCTTTTTCCCGGTGCTGGCCATCGTGCTGGTGTTGCGTTCGTTCCTGGTCGAGCCGTTCCAGATTCCGTCCGGGTCGATGAAGCCGACCCTGGAAGTGGGCGACTTCATTCTGGTCAACAAGTTCGCCTACGGCATTCGCCTGCCGGTGATCGACCAGAAGATCATCGAAGTGGACAACCCGCAGCGCGGCGATGTGATGGTATTCCGCTACCCCAGCGATCCCCGTATCAACTACATCAAGCGTGTGGTGGGGTTGCCGGGGGATCGCATCGAGTACACCCAGAGCAAGCGTTTGCTGGTCAATGGCGAGCCGGTGGCCGAGACGCTGATCAGTGAAGAGCCGGGTAGCCTGGGTGGCGCGATGCTCTACCAGGAGCGCCTGGGCCAGGCCGAGCACACCATCCGCAAGGAAATGACCCGCATGCGCCGTGAGCCCGGTGGCCAATGGGTGGTGCCCGAAGGGCACTACTTCATGATGGGCGACAACCGCGACAACTCCAACGACAGCCGTTACTGGCGTGACCGCCATATCCCTCAGGAACTGTGGGGCATGGTTCCGGACGATCATATCGTCGGCAAGGCCTTCGCCATCTGGATGAGCTGGCCGGAACCCAAGACCGGCAATCTGCCCAATTTCTCGCGGGTCGGCCTGATTCATTGA